One Stigmatopora nigra isolate UIUO_SnigA chromosome 1, RoL_Snig_1.1, whole genome shotgun sequence DNA segment encodes these proteins:
- the naa80 gene encoding N-alpha-acetyltransferase 80, with amino-acid sequence MSEGGTPITGSSGTVSTLTDERQTNSQPEIKPEDEIHTIPIHLRPDLLLPCADLVNSEWHRSQAARVHSLQKSCPDFPTCLVLIQGPKDTERTLGHARLSRVIGHIDSLFVESVVISKAERGKGYGRTLMEMTEDYAKKRGFKRLCLTTHDKQKFYSHLGYTLSTPVQNAGAVASLVPTEMLLKLFGAPNGKLNPKKQTPKVEKCKQICSNGPSSVPPPPPVPLMPLPPPPPSMPTVIQTLTETPYRDAKGTSIFWMHKDL; translated from the exons AT GTCTGAGGGTGGAACGCCAATAACTGGATCTTCTGGGACAGTCTCAACACTGACAGAcgaaagacaaacaaacagccAACCTGAGATTAAACCAGAAGATGAAATCCACACTATCCCAATCCACCTCCGTCCAGATCTACTTCTCCCTTGCGCCGACCTCGTCAACTCCGAATGGCATAGAAGTCAAGCTGCACGTGTTCACTCCCTTCAGAAATCCTGCCCTGATTTCCCCACCTGCCTAGTTCTCATACAGGGTCCCAAAGACACTGAGAGGACACTAGGACACGCCCGTCTCTCTCGAGTAATAGGCCACATCGACAGCCTTTTTGTGGAATCCGTTGTCATATCCAAGGCGGAGAGAGGTAAAGGCTATGGACGAACGTTGATGGAGATGACCGAGGATTACGCCAAAAAACGAGGCTTCAAACGCCTCTGCTTGACCACTCATGATAAACAGAAGTTTTACAGCCATCTTGGTTATACGCTATCAACACCAGTGCAGAATGCAGGTGCTGTGGCATCTCTGGTTCCTACAGAAATGCTTCTCAAGCTATTCGGGGCTCCTAATGGAAAGCTTAaccctaaaaaacaaacaccaaaagtggaaaaatgcaAGCAAATTTGTAGTAATGGACCTTCCTCTGTTCCTCCACCACCTCCAGTGCCCCTCATGCCACTCCCCCCACCACCTCCATCAATGCCAACCGTCATCCAGACTTTAACAGAAACCCCTTACAGAGATGCAAAGGGAACATCTATTTTTTGGATGCACAAAGACCTCTGA